The Georgenia faecalis genome includes a window with the following:
- the fbaA gene encoding class II fructose-bisphosphate aldolase — MPIATPEVYSEMIDRAKAGKFAYPAINVTSSQTVTAALQGFAEAESDGILQVSVGGAEYASGSTVKDRVAGSLALAAYAREVAKGYNVTVALHTDHCAKPNLDSWVRPLLEIEAQQVADGGLPTFQSHMWDGSAVPLEENLQIAAELLELSQRARTILEIEVGVVGGEEDGVAAEINEKLYTTVEDGLATVRALGAGEKGRYLTALTFGNVHGVYKPGAVKLRPEILGEIQQAVGAQIGKESPFDLVFHGGSGSTAEEIALAVDHGVIKMNIDTDTQYAFTRPVVGHMFTNYDGVLKIDGEVGNKKAYDPRAWGKLAEAGMAQRIVEACQQLRSAGNKLS, encoded by the coding sequence CTATCGCAACCCCCGAGGTCTACTCCGAGATGATCGACCGGGCGAAGGCGGGCAAGTTCGCCTACCCGGCTATCAACGTCACGTCCTCGCAGACCGTCACGGCCGCCCTCCAGGGCTTCGCCGAGGCTGAGAGTGACGGCATCCTCCAGGTGTCGGTGGGCGGCGCCGAGTACGCGTCGGGGTCCACGGTCAAGGACCGGGTGGCCGGCTCCCTCGCCCTCGCCGCCTACGCCCGCGAGGTCGCCAAGGGCTACAACGTCACCGTCGCCCTGCACACCGACCACTGCGCCAAGCCGAACCTCGACTCCTGGGTGCGCCCGCTGCTCGAGATCGAGGCCCAGCAGGTCGCCGACGGCGGCCTGCCCACCTTCCAGTCGCACATGTGGGACGGCTCCGCCGTGCCGCTGGAGGAGAACCTCCAGATCGCCGCGGAGCTCCTCGAGCTCTCGCAGCGCGCGCGCACCATCCTCGAGATCGAGGTCGGTGTCGTGGGTGGCGAGGAGGACGGCGTCGCCGCCGAGATCAACGAGAAGCTCTACACGACCGTCGAGGACGGCCTCGCCACCGTGCGTGCGCTGGGCGCCGGGGAGAAGGGGCGCTACCTCACCGCGCTCACCTTCGGCAACGTCCACGGCGTCTACAAGCCGGGTGCGGTCAAGCTCCGTCCGGAGATCCTCGGCGAGATCCAGCAGGCCGTGGGCGCCCAGATCGGCAAGGAGTCCCCGTTCGACCTCGTCTTCCACGGCGGGTCCGGCTCGACGGCCGAGGAGATCGCCCTCGCCGTGGACCACGGCGTCATCAAGATGAACATCGACACCGACACCCAGTACGCGTTCACGCGTCCCGTCGTCGGCCACATGTTCACGAACTACGACGGCGTCCTCAAGATCGACGGCGAGGTCGGCAACAAGAAGGCCTACGACCCCCGCGCCTGGGGCAAGCTCGCCGAGGCGGGCATGGCCCAGCGCATCGTCGAGGCCTGCCAGCAGCTGCGCTCGGCGGGCAACAAGCTCTCCTGA